The Pogoniulus pusillus isolate bPogPus1 chromosome 21, bPogPus1.pri, whole genome shotgun sequence genomic interval ATTAGCTTAATCCTTAGGTAGTTTTTGGGCTGAAGGCAAAATGACTAACCAGCTCAAATGTGCATTAGTGTCTCGTGGATGAATGAATGTTCTGACACTCCCTTTTGGCAATGCACTTGAAACATAGACCTCCTGCTTGAAAAGCAAGCAGGCCCTTCAACCTGGTCAAAATGAACTGATTAGGTATTGTACCAAGAACCTATTTCTTTAAAGATGAAACAAACCCAGGAACAATAGAAAGATTGTCTCTGTTAATAATCTGTAAGATTAGTATGTAAACTGCAGGTTATGTATGAACACTCCATTTTCATCTCTATAAAAGCTATTCTGTATGAAAATGCAGCCTTTAAAAGGCATTATTTAAAAATCAGGACCTTATTCAGATGGTAGACAATGTGCTTAAATATGACTATTGTTTGGCATGAGAGTACTCTTGGAAATGACAGTTTATTTCATGCATTCTCTGAACCTCCTGGTGTAATAGTACAACAAGCCTTACCTCTGAAGGGTCTGGATGTTTGATCTCTGGCTTCTGGCATGAAAAGGTTTCTCATCAGGACAGTGCCATGAGAACTAATATGTTGCCTCTGCTTGgggtaaagaaaaaaagtagTATTTTATTAGTTAGCATCAAGGTTTTGGAAAAATATACTTTTAATGATATGTCCATTTTGGGTTCTGCTGTGACTGATGTTTACCCAGGTACTGTTACACCttggagagaaaacagcagttgAAACTGGCTTTGTTGTGGACATGGTATTCAGTTTGTTCCTATACTTTGGGCTAAATTGAGTCTAATTATCCTAGCTAAcatggttgttttgtttgctttttaaatgcCTTTTGCTGTAGCCTGCACAAGAGAGATAAGATGAATTTAGGCATAATTTGAAGTGAAGGAAGGCCTTTTCGTTGACTTCAGTGCATTTGTCATTGAGCTCCCTTCAATAAGGAAACTCaacaattaaaaacaaaagcttATAAGCAATTTCTAAAACATTATAGCTGTGAaaattcttctgcttccctcCTTCAAGCATTAATGCTTTCCAGTGACCTGTTTGTTGTCATTGTGAGCTAACTCTGTTTTATCTTCCCAGTAAAATTCTTCAGAGCTCATCTAGTTTAGTACTAAATTATGAGAGCCTTTTCACAGCTCCTGTCTGGACTCTGAGACACATGCTTCTTGTGTTGCTTTTGGGGGGTGGAGTGGGGGTAAAAACTCTGGTTACTATTTTAAGCAGGGAATAGAAATGTCTTCTTGTGTCCCTCACAAAGAAATGAGCAACTGTGAATAGCAGGGATGTATCTCAATGAAACAGTTGAGTATTTCGTCAGCGTTTGGGGACTAAGCTAGGAAATTGCACTTTTTAGTgctttgcaagcaggttttCTGAAATCCCCTgggttggttgttgggtttggtttagtggtttgggttttgtggtttgttttgggttttttttttgtagttgtttgggttttcttttggttttatttaagTCTAATTGAAAGTGGTACATTCCCCAGCAGTTTTCTGGTTTTACAAATAGTGCATTCAAACAGAAGGAATTGTTCCACTGGAGTGCTTGAAGTCAAGTGCAAACCTAGGTCATATCTTGACCTATTACATAAAGATAGCAGCTGCTTGTAGCATAGCTGGTTTTAAGTAGAAATGAGTGGATGTTGGTTGTGTGAAGGTAATGGTTTTGGCTACAGACTGGTTCAAATAGCTGGTTGCAcacaaaaaaagggaaattTAAAAGCAATCTCATTAAACAAGATGTTTGTCCTGTCAAGCTCTAACAGTACAATAAACAATGTTTTGGATTCCTTCCTGGAAGCAGAAGATAGAAGGAACATCTTATGTTAATGCAGTTTTCTTCAACCATGCAGACTTCTTCTGTCTGTAATAGTCTTGTCTCTCTTGAGAGTTTGCTCCATGGATTTAATTGGGCCAGTTACTATCTCTAATTTAAATAAGGGGTAATTTATCATGGTTTGAAATGGTTTTACTTGGTGCAAATCCAATCACCAGTGTAAGCAATGAGTCAGGTTAAGCCTTAACTGCATACAGGGATTTTTAATGCAGTAGTGACTTGGATAATGTCTAGAGGATTGTGCTTTGCTATTTCTGATTCCTGTGTAACTTTGAAGGGTGTAACGTTGATGCCAATGATCCATGTGAAAATAATATGATCTGGATTAAAATCATGCAGCAGGCAGTATAGAAGATACTGGTTTGGGTTCTCTTTTTGCTTGCTAAATTTGATAGGGAGAATTACCCCTTTGCAATGCAGAGTctgctttttccccctccatgtGAATCCATGATCTGCACCAGTGCTAACCTGACAAAGGGTTGTCAGCTGCAAAGAGATGCTGAAATGGGACAGTGACCCAGATCTTAGAATTATTAATTGCATTATATTCCATCCATAGCTGAACAAAAATCCCTTTTGGAGTCAGGTTAAAATGGCCATTTTATTGTTAATTTGAAAATTGTTTTACATTTTGCTGGGAGTGATTGAAATGGTAAAGTGAGGAAAAAGGTGAGAAAATGTTCAAGCTGACCTATCTTTTTTAGGGTCAAAATTGAGATTTTTGTTCTTATGTTCTTGCTTCTGAATAAATTCATGGGGAGCAAGTGAGGGagtcttaattttatttttgtcactaaaaaaagagaagatttcCTTAATGGAGAAAATGAATAATTTAATATTTCATGATGACTCTAGAGAGCATCGTAGCTGACAAAGAAAGGTGTGGGTGTAATTTCTGACAATAGAGATTGAACTCTCATGGCCCTTTCAAAAGCAAACCACAGCACAAGTTAAAACTATTTGCACTCTTTGCAAAACTAAGCTCTACCTCTGAGTAGGACTTTCACAGAGGTGGGCAATACAACCTTTTGCAAGTGGCcattgctgctgccagtgcaggatcTGCCCATGCTGTGTATCTGCTGAAGCGGGAAAGGGAGAAGCACTTGTCCTGATGACCTTCCCTCCTTCAGCATTATTGAGGTTTGATTCATATGGGTGTGAAAGGAAGTAAGATGCATTCAATTTTCTTGTTTGTCTCCTTGTATCTCCCTTGAAAGCCTGAGAATAGGTGGAGTAGTGATTCTCCCTTTTCACTGCGGCATCCAGTGTTTGAAAACAGAGCAGTTGTTCTTTCTTGGCTCCTGGTTGCTGCACTGCCTGGGTTGCAGGGAACAGCCTGCCCCTgtgcaaaccaaacccaaatatttcaaaccttttcattttccttcccttGCTCTTTTATCTTCTGTATTAACAGCCCCCCTGGTTACTGTTCTATGTTAGGCAGTCTTTCTGGACGCTTGGCAGGGGTCTGGCAGCAGCTTTTTGTGGTAGAGAGCCTTcaattcttttttcctttttctttcatgGATATTTTTACTTTAGGTGAGAGCTCCTGCTCTTAATGAGAGCTGTTACATGTTCTTGTGCTCCGTAACAGGCGTATTTTAACTTCAGATGTTGCTTACAGGGTACAGCAAATGAGAAAACCTGCTTAACACCCAGCAGTCTGATAAGTCTCAAATCAACATCACTTCAGGAGAGGAGAGTCCTTGCCTCTCATTTTCTTCATAGGTTTTTATTGTAACCTTTAACCCAGAATTTTAAAAACCACTAAACAAATCCCCCAACTTGTCCTATAGCATTTCTTGCTGTACTGTGTAATTCATAGCCTAGAATAAAAAAATGCCTTCTGGCAAGTTCATGACCATTCTCTTTTGGTCCTTTGCCTTGTGCCAGGTGGTTGGTGTGCTTCGTTCCCAGATCTCCAAGCCAGAAGCATGTGCAGTTGTGTAGGAGAGGAGGTGTTTGGGATGGACTCCCATGTGGGGCTGGAGAAGTTGTGTGAAGATGAACATTTAGACTGTGATGCCAAGTAGGAAGAGATAAACACCTAATCCCTTTACCATGCTTACGGTTGTCCTCAATAAAATGTAAATGAGATTAAAAGTTCACTGAGGAGAGGATTTGGAGGTTTTTTGGGAAGACCTGAtaagttttatttgtttgtttggtttttccaGTCAAGTTGGCACATACAGCTTTGACATGGCACTGAATTCAGGTAGCAGCAGATTCGGCATTCCTTCCTTAGTGCCTAAAGATAGGAAATCTGTGAGAGGATTCTGCTCAGCACCTCAAGTTGAACTCCATCGAGGTTCTGTCAGGAGCTGCTCTTTCAAAATCTGGGGAAGTTGGTGGCAGAGGTGACAGGTTGTGTGTGATCCATGCCCAGAATGGCATGAAGGGATGGGGGAGCTGAGGATATATGGGAAGAAGAGTGGGGCTGTGTGAAATCAGTAGGTAAGACCAGCATGGCAAGAGCAAGTTTTCAATAGAAGAAAGGGAAACTTTGAGCATTGACTCTACTGCAGTAAAATTCCTAACACTGCTCCCACTGTCATTTAAAAGGGAGATTGTTAGTACATGGGAAATTCTGAGCTCAACAGAACTGCCCTTGAAAAACTGTTTGttaaaggcaaaagcagagacagaaagaCCCCAGACAGCTAAACAATTCACTCAAGTGGCTCTTAACTGCATTGAGACTCCCTGtctcattcattcattcataaTGGAAGAAAATTTGAGGTAGTTGCCAGTGTTCACCCaactagagaaaagcagatgaCTCTGTTTTTCAAACCCTATTTAGATCTGAAGCTGCCTTGTAGGCAATACTGAAATAATGTGCTTTATAGCTCTTTGTTGGTTGGCTTCATTCTTTGCTGAAGCTACTGGACTTTCACTCTCTCTTCCTTGTTTAAGTTATTAtttgtgtggtggtttttttttcccaagagctGTCTTCTGATGAACAGTGAAGTGTTCTGATGAACAGTGAAGCTGTGTTTTACAGTCATTGTTCAGTCATGCAAATACTTTCATATTTAAAATAGTTTACACCCTAATTTCAGAAACTGAGGCCAGACCCAGGGCTGTCTTACAATAAGAATATTCTTTGTAAagatttttttgtctttcccaTTTTGACCTTAAATTCTTTGATTTCTTCAACTGTGTCTTTAAAGCATCTTTGAACACTTAAGTCTTGACATCCCTTGGATTCTTTTTTGCATGACATTGATTGAATTCAAATAAATGATCCAAACATGTACTTAGAAATGCAATTTGAATTCCAATTTGTTGGAGACCTTCAAAAAGCAATTTCATATTTTAtaatatacaaatatatattgGGTTAACTTGGAAGGCAAATGTATTCACAGCATCATATTGAATACatactgattttattttttgtttcactTGTGTATTTCTTCTCAGATATGTTGTGTTGCACAGCCCAAAAGGATAACAAAGGCCAGTGTCCACTGAGGACCAAATTTTGCCTTTTAACGTAATCTGAGGGACTGTGGTGGGATACTGAGTGGGCAGGGTGAGAGCTCTTCACTTTGAAGCTGTCAGTTCTACACTGTCTGACAGAGCTTCAAATGATGGGGTCTTGTGTTAGTATTAGCCTAGGTTTGTTTTCACTAAATGAGAGAGAAGTTTTCCTTGCTGATACAGTGTCATGAATGGACCAAGTAAAGAGAATGATCTCAGATTCTGAGTCCTACAAATGTGTCTCCTGAAGTGTTTGTGAAGTTATTTTGAACCCCTCCTTCCTTTGTGTGCAGGTTTGCTTATTGGTTTTAAATAGGACACTTGGTTTTCCTACATAGACTGTTAATTGGAGATTAGAGCATTTAGCCTTTCAGCTTGCTAGTTTAATTATGGTAATAAATAAAACGTATCAGCAAAGCATGTTTGTTTTTGCCAACTAAGTTTGTTACCTTCAGTCCAGTTCCCAGGAGGCTGGTGTGTTTCTATGGCAAATGCCACCAGCAATGACATTAAGTGTCTAAGCCCAAAACCCATGAAGTGAATAAAAAATGGAAAGCAGACTAGCTTTTAAGTTCCTGTGAGCTAAATGACCCCTACTATTAAGACTGGGAGACATGAATGAAGAACTGTTCATTTGAGCTATATTCTTGTGCATGAACAACATACTGCATTCAGCAAGGCTAGCAGGCTGTCACCCCTGGTTACATTAAAACAACATGAAATAAAACTGAGAAGCCTGAAGTAAATACAGAATCCACAGAGAAGGCTTTCCTGTGCATGGTGAAAAAGACATGCTGAACTACTGGGCTGAAGGAGTAGAGGCCCAAAAACTACTTTATCTTTTGGAGAAGGAAGTCAAGGTACAGAGGGACATGGTggttaaagaaagaaaagatggaTTTGAGAGCCAGCTTAGGAGAGCATGCATATAGAAAAGGTTGCTCATGAATTGTTGTCAAGTCTGTGTttctaatgttttttttttttctatgtgtttgtttctgctttCAGATTGCCTGTTTGGTGCCTGTTGACCAGTTCCAGTTATACAAGAGGCTGAAGTTTGAACGAGGTGTGAACCTTTTACTTTCTATTACCTTCCTTTTTACAGTGTCAGTAGAGGCAGCAGTATTACATATCTTAaagacagagctgggtgagtTAAGGAAGAGACAGAGAAGATGTCTTTGTCTTGAAATAGTTCCAGAGCAATCACTAGGTCTCACAAATATAAAACTATTTCAGTGAAGCAGAATCAGCAGAGTAGCATCTTATTGAAATATCATGCTTTTACTCAAACTTGTGGGCAACACTCTCAGACTGTGGGCATGAGGCTCCATTGCTCTTCCTGTAGCATGCTCATTCTGTGTCCTTGAGTTGGTGATTGTACTAGTAGAACTAGACATGGCTCTGAAGACTGGTGAAGGGTGCACCTTTGAAGACTGTTACttgtggttttgctttgcaTATGTGCTTAGATACCGATGGATTGGGAATGTATAATATGAAAAGACAGGCAGCTGTAAAATTTAGGCACAGTAATCCACTTGAGAAGCTGTTCAGACAGAAGAGTACATGAATTTTTACAGGATCTCATTTGACTTGAGTCATGGTGATTGACCACAAAATAAAAACCCTCCAAAATGAGTATATGCAAGGATGCCCCAGAATTTATGGGTAGATAGAGATTATAGTTATAATTTGCAAGCACTCaggatgaaaaaaacccaaacaaaccaagaacCAAACTCCTTCTTTAggttttttatttctctctcctaCTTTCCCTTCTTGTTTATTCTTAATCCCTGAAGCAGTTCTTCAAGTTCAGAAGCCAAGCAGTGGCTTGTCTACAGCTTAGACAATGGAAATCAGAGCTTGTTAAACCACCATATTAAGGGGTTAAAGAAGAGAAACATTCTTGCAATACATGAACCTGTTTCACGTAAAACCTTATTTTATCACAAGACTGTAAAATTAATGATTTCCTGGTTATCTCCTCCTCTATAACAAACCAAagctgaactcaatgatcttttgtCCAGCTCCTgttaacatctttttttttactgCCTCCCACACAGAGAGGAGCCTGCAACTTGTCTAGTTTTTaaatcctctttcctttctctttcttgtctGAGTCTGACAAATCCTCTTTCAGCTCCACTACATCTCTTCATTATGTTTCTAAGATCTGTCATCTCTCCTTTATGATGAGTAAAACTGGCATCCGAGTGGCAGGCTTAAGTATAGCCCTTTTGCCTTGCCTATTGTCTGCAGCAATAAGTGAAGCTTACTGATGCTTTGGAACAATGATTCCTGCTAGGTAAAGCTCAGGTCTGGACACCAGCACTaatcccagccctggccaagacCTTTTGTCTATCCTGTATTTAGCACTGCCCCTAAGGCTGACCTTCTCGGATTCATCAGTTGGACTTGGCTTATTAGCTTCCACTGACCTGAAACTCTGTTCTCAGACATGACCCTAACCTCACCTGACCTGACAAATGCCAAGGCTGGCTTGACAATCTTTTCCTGAAAGTGGTAATAAACCTTGCTGGGGCTGCATTCTGATCCAGAATCTTCCCAGGGACTCCTCTTAGCTGAGATCTCATGTGTGCCATATGCTTGTGTCAGCCTTAGTGCAACCTAGCCCTTTTCAAACAGCACTAGAGAAAACTCAGCTTTCTACTGCCTAACTGTCCTCTCCTCCCTTAAAATAGGCAGGTATTAGGTTGTCCTTCACAACTTTGTCTCTGATCAACAATGTCCTTTATTCAAAACATTCAGCTTCCTATATTTAGATGACTCTTCTTTCAGCTTCAGTCTGCTGAGATAGGGGCTCTTTACTTCAGCACTCCCTTTGCTCACTAGAAGTGCTAGAAATAAATAACCTGCATCTTGTGAAAGTTGAAAGACTTCTGCTTACTCTGTAGTCTTTGCTTATCAGTCTTCAAGTGAAGGGTAAAGCCAATGCTTCTCACCCTTCCAGACATTTTCTGTCATGAGATTAACATTAAGGAAAATTTTGAAGACCTGAAGAAAGTCTTAAACATCCAAAAGCTATTTTCTTCACCCCTCATCTATGCTAGCTAGTTCAATAAAATACATTTTCCCTTCACTTCCTTGGtttaaaagaaacccaaacccaaataaTATTGTGTGGAACAGCAGTGAGAAGTAATTGATATACAGTTATGGATCTATAAACAATTTAATGAGGAATGTATTCAAAGTATGCTTCTCTCTTGGAGGTTTTTCTGTGTTGTTAGCATGCAAATGTTTTCAGGCTTAAAACCAAGCTTTCTTATCTGTAACTTCATTACGTCTGGTGCTGACTGGATGCAGGGAAGTAGAGGAATAGGATGTGGTTAGACATATGCATTACATTTCTGGGTTTGTGACagctctctcttctgctgcaaaCTTCTGTTGTGGTTTTCATTCAGTAGAAAGCAAAATGTTGTATGTTTGGGGTGGCAAAGGAAATATGTGTAAAAGAATAAGAGGAAAAACTGCAACTAGATTCTTAAGCTGGCTGGATGTAGATGATGCAGGTGTTTTGCTAAGTTATAGATGACAGTCACTGCCATGGATGTAGAAATTCTCCATAGCTGTCAGGGCATTCTGACACAGACATAAAAATTACCTGGGGTCAGAGCCTTATGTACTTGTgcatcctgcagccagcagagatgaTGATCATCCTGATGCAATTCCTCACTGTAAATGCCCTGGACAAGTGGGAAGAAAGGATGGCTTTGTATAAACTGAGGGTTTTCAAGGTGAACAGACAGGTATAGCATAGTGGAAAAGAAGTGAGGTTTCACTGCACTTTCAGTTCTGAGTTTTGTGTGGTGTCCTTCTCCCTGGATGTTCATGCATATGTATGTAAATGCTAGAGAACCTGGGAGAGAGTTTTCCTACTTGGAACACATTTTCAGTCGTACACGTCTAAATTTCTGGTTATGTGGAGGCTGAATTGATACCACTGTTTTTCATGCTGACTGGAACAACTGCTAGATACAGATCCACCAGCCCACTTCACTGTGGGCTACCGGCAACCTCAAGCAAAGGATTTGTGCAGGCCAGAGGGTGTGCACTGGAGAAAGTGCCTTCAACTATTTCAGCAAACCTTGTCAGTGAATGTGTGTCTTGGGGCCCTTCTGCAGCTTTTTATTTCAATGGAACAATGTATCATCTGCTGGAGGTACAGAAGAATGTTATAATGCCTTTGGACATCCCACACCCAGGGTCCACCTGTTGCTGAGACGTCCCCTCAGTGTTGGTaccagagaaggaggagaggcagaTAGCTATTGCAGGCACAACAGTCCTTTCCtaaggaggctctgcagaataGGAGTGTTTGGCTGCACCTCGTGGACTTGTGCCAGTAGAAAGCACACACACATTGGATAGCCCTAACAGTGAAGTGTTTCAGCTGGATTTATGTTGCAAGCCCAAATTCCTAGAAAATAGGCTGCAAAATGAGAGGAAGAATCAACATTTATCATTCTCTGTTATGCGGTGATGTCTGCAAACAATGTCTCCACCCCAAACCTTGCTTTCACTGTTGTTATTTTATACCTGCCAAAGAATGATAAAGTGGATATCAATCAGTTTGTAGGTGGAGGGCAGGTAATAAGGCATGGGAAGTGACTTGGCATAAAATTAATGGCAGTTCTTCTGTCATTGACATGAAAGACGTTGCATGTGAAAGGCATGTCACAAGATGTGTGCTTCTCAGCAAGCAGCACTTCTGTGCATCTTTTATATCTCCCTATAAAGGCAGCATTTATATTTCATGTTGTATATTGCCATTCTTGCCATGCTTCCAGTGCAGCTGCCTTAGCAGAGCATTAAGTAGAGAGCTGCCTAAAGAGGCTTGTGGGTACCATGGGCAGAGAGGGCTTCAGCTTTTGCACCCCCATGCAGAATCGGGACTTGCACATCTAGACATGTGCTGCTGTAGTGAGAAGAGGACTGTAcagttttatttctctctctgttaCATTTCAGAAGTCCACCTGGATCCCCAGAGAACGTGGTGCCCTGCAGCTGACTGCCAAATGGTGTGCCATATTGCACTGAGTGAGTCAGGAGCACCAGTGCCAGTGGAGTGCCCAGCTTGCCGCCTGACATTCTGTTCTTCTTGCAAGGAAGCCTGGCACCCACAGCGTCTATGCCAGGAAAACCTATCTACTCCAGTACTAACTGAACAGGGGTAAGAGGAGAACCCAGAGGAGCAACATGGTCTTTCAGTTCTTCTTGGCATGGAGTCCTAGCTCTGTGCCTCATACTGGTTTCATTGAATGGGCTCCTTATAACATCTCTGAGACTTTCCATTTCTCTTGATGTTTCCTAAACACAATTCCAACCTAAATATTAGTCAAATTATTAGTTTAAATTGGGTGCTTACCAAATTTGTGATGCCACTGACACTTCTGGTAGGTAAAACCCTCTGTGGCTTTGGGTCTGCCTAAAGGCTTTGTTTGCAGGCTGTGCATGCTAGAATTTTGACTTGTGCCCACATGAAAAATCCAATCCACTAATTTTCTGACATCCAAAGTTTGCTTATACTATAATTTAGAAATCACCCTTGCTCAATATTTATAGAATCTCATCATAGCTGACTCTTAACTCTTACACACAGTGTAAGATACCCCATTTGGTGTGAGACATCTGATTCATTCTCATTTTGCTTAGGTATAAACAGCTTGCAGATAAGGTTGCGTAAGACATTAATctacagaaaacaaaagccccACTTTTGTGTTGCACACATTAGGTGCATTGAGACAACGTTAGATGTTCTCTGAAATAAGCATGGTAGACATTAGGCAGTGGAGCTGAATATCAACAGTAACTACATTCATATTTCACTTTAatatttcccttctcttctagATCCCTTATTGGAACAGAGACAGAGGCACCAATTAAGCAGTGCCCGGTTTGCCGGATATATATTGAGCGGAATGAGGGATGTGCTCAGATGATGTGCAAGAACTGCAAGCACACGTTTTGCTGGTACTGTCTACAGAACTTGGATGTAAGTGCTGCAGAACAAACCAGCTAGTTAAAGCATAATGGGGTGGAGATTACTCGGAGGCCCTGTACAAGCTCTCCACCAATTTGTTGGTATCCCAGTGTAGGTTTTAACTCAGTTTGGCTTCTTACTTAATTTCTTTCTTCTATATCATCCAGGGCTTTTTATTTACATCAACATTCTTTTTCTATAAAGGATTATAACCATGGCTGTAGGTCCTGTGCTAGTTCCTTGGGTGAAATGGGACAGACTCATTCTTTCTGGAGGTCCTTCCATTGCTTTCTCTCATTCCCTCTTCCAGTGCAGGAAAAATAGTCTGAAAGCTGGAAGTGTACTTGACCTATTCCAACTGCAATGGTCACAGCCTGTCCAAAAAATTGTATGATACTGGGTGAAGGGGGTTGTTTCACAGACAGGTGTGTTAAGAGCTCATGTGTACTAAGTCTCCTTTATCACTCAATCTCTAGTGCCATGTTTGCTGAAAAGAGGAATTGGTTAGGCTTGAGGATAACTTAGGAAGTAGAGGTTGCTAGTTATTTATCAGGTGACACCAACTAGTCTCAACTCACGTGGACTTGAAGTGTCCAAGGAGGATTATGAGTGGAGGATGTAATGTGCTTGTGAATGTGACAGCTTTACTTTTTGGCACAGTCATCAGTAACAACTGTGGGAGTCTGAA includes:
- the RNF144B gene encoding E3 ubiquitin-protein ligase RNF144B isoform X2 gives rise to the protein MDSAGKACPHTMTTDESEPGELALEPLLTCKLCLCEYSLDKMTTLQECNCIFCTSIACLVPVDQFQLYKRLKFEREVHLDPQRTWCPAADCQMVCHIALSESGAPVPVECPACRLTFCSSCKEAWHPQRLCQENLSTPVLTEQGSLIGTETEAPIKQCPVCRIYIERNEGCAQMMCKNCKHTFCWYCLQNLDNDIFLRHYDRGPCRNKLGHSRASVMWNRTQVVGILVGLGIIALVTSPLLLVASPCIICCICKSCRSKKKKHSPPTT